Proteins encoded within one genomic window of Cucumis sativus cultivar 9930 chromosome 3, Cucumber_9930_V3, whole genome shotgun sequence:
- the LOC101217960 gene encoding pentatricopeptide repeat-containing protein At1g15480, mitochondrial: MWALRRASTPLRNQGYRVRTSYVFGKLEVPYFWEGNVAGFGTIATLSDRYISSERNNLATWPSSGIYISSHGLSSQAGAENSGEEDGFSELDETLPTTRSEIVDDDDNVVDDGTQNELDLLEGETELAEKKFTKWVPSELTKAIWNASGLSVSSALDKWVSEGNELSWDDISSTMMSLRRRRMFGKALQFSEWLEASGQLEFNENDYASRLDLIAKVQGLHKAESYIAKIPKSFQGEVMYRTLLANYVAANNVNKAEEVFNKMKDLEFPMTTFAYNQVLVLYKRNDRRKIADVLLLMEKENVKPSPFTYKILIDAKGLSKDISGMEQVVDTMKAEGIELDVFALCLLAKHYVSCGLKDKAKATLKEMEEINSKGSRWPCRLLLPLYGELEMEDEVRRLWEICEANPHIEECMAAIVAWGKLKNIHEAEKIFDKVVKTWPKKKISTKHYCTMIKVYGDCKMLTKGKELVNQMAESGYSIDPLAWDAVVKLYVEAGEVEKADTFLVKAVKKYEMRPLYCSYRTLMNHYARRGDVHNAEKIFYKMRQSGYGPWFNQFETLIQAYVNSKTPAYGMRERMMADKLFPNKALAGKLAQVDSFRKTALPDLLD; this comes from the exons ATGTGGGCTCTTCGTAGAGCTTCTACTCCTCTCAG AAATCAAGGGTATAGAGTAAGAACTTCATATGTCTTTGGAAAACTAGAGGTACCATATTTTTGGGAAGGAAATGTAGCTGGTTTTGGAACCATCGCTACTTTATCCGACAGATACATTTCTTCTGAGAGAAATAACCTTGCAACATGGCCGTCCTCTGGGATTTATATCAGTAGTCATGGTCTGTCTTCGCAAGCTGGTGCTGAGAACAGTGGAGAGGAAGATGGGTTTTCAGAACTTGATGAAACACTTCCAACCACTAGATCAGAAATTGTTGACGACGATGACAATGTTGTTGATGATGGGACTCAAAATGAACTGGATTTACTTGAGGGAGAAACTGAACTTGctgaaaagaaatttacaaaatgGGTTCCTTCAGAGCTGACCAAAGCCATTTGGAATGCTTCAGGTTTATCTGTCTCCAGTGCACTTGATAAGTGGGTCAGTGAAGGAAACGAACTAAGTTGGGATGATATCTCTTCGACCATGATGAGTCTTCGTAGACGTCGAATGTTTGGGAAAGCTTTGCAG TTTTCAGAGTGGTTGGAAGCAAGTGGACAGCTCgaatttaatgaaaatgattatGCTTCTCGCCTTGACTTGATTGCAAAGGTACAAGGTCTCCATAAGGCAGAGAGTTACATTGCTAAAATCCCAAAGTCCTTCCAGGGGGAGGTGATGTACCGAACTCTTTTAGCTAACTATGTGGCTGCCAACAATGTAAACAAAGCGGAGGAAGTATTCAACAAAATGAAGGACCTTGAATTCCCAATGACAACATTTGCTTACAACCAGGTGCTTGTTCTTTACAAGAGGAATGACAGGAGGAAGATAGCCGACGTTTTGTTGTTGATGGAGAAGGAAAATGTCAAACCTTCTCCGTTTACTTACAAAATCTTAATAGATGCTAAAGGCCTTTCTAAAGACATAAGTGGGATGGAACAAGTCGTTGATACAATGAAGGCCGAAGGAATTGAACTTGATGTTTTTGCACTTTGCCTATTGGCTAAACACTATGTTTCCTGTGGGCTTAAAGACAAAGCCAAGGCCACTTTAAAGGAGATGGAAGAAATTAACTCGAAAGGTTCTCGATGGCCATGCAGACTTTTACTTCCCCTTTATGGAGAACTCGAAATGGAAGATGAAGTGAGGAGGCTCTGGGAGATCTGTGAGGCAAATCCTCATATTGAAGAATGTATGGCTGCCATTGTTGCTTGGGGAAAGCTGAAGAACATCCATGAAGCAGAGAAAATTTTTGATAAGGTTGTTAAAACATGGCCGAAGAAGAAGATATCCACAAAACATTATTGTACCATGATAAAGGTTTATGGAGACTGTAAGATGCTGACAAAGGGCAAGGAACTGGTGAATCAGATGGCGGAAAGCGGTTACAGCATCGATCCGTTGGCATGGGATGCAGTTGTGAAGCTCTATGTGGAAGCAGGGGAGGTAGAAAAGGCAGACACTTTCTTGGTTAAGGCTGTTAAAAAATACGAGATGAGGCCATTGTATTGCTCATACAGGACTCTCATGAATCACTACGCAAGGAGGGGTGATGTTCACAATGCAGAGAAAATCTTTTATAAGATGAGACAATCGGGTTACGGTCCTTGGTTCAACCAATTTGAAACTCTAATACAGGCATATGTTAACTCCAAGACTCCGGCATATGGtatgagagagagaatgatGGCAGATAAGCTTTTTCCAAACAAAGCTTTGGCCGGAAAATTAGCTCAAGTTGATTCTTTTAGGAAGACGGCATTGCCAGATTTGCTTGACTGA